The following coding sequences are from one Triticum dicoccoides isolate Atlit2015 ecotype Zavitan chromosome 4A, WEW_v2.0, whole genome shotgun sequence window:
- the LOC119289816 gene encoding uncharacterized protein LOC119289816 has product MAPVADDALDGGDEKSIFRCLDAARYVVAAAVTVLIVTVIVYAISVVLRPAELYLGVVGGSVSVVGGDKPSSRPFRAVVNGDNLTFSLTVRAINPSGRVTIYYTGIVAKLKSNMSSDSFLTLNLPRVALGPQSSVDITVAISTFMIVPEQGYYFKLLANGSSLDDAMIVLTGTRTVEIYSSKYKPKETVVYYCSPIAIGDGEDKDGDSTAAVDVRCTDQNQPASI; this is encoded by the coding sequence ATGGCGCCGGTGGCAGACGATGCCCTCGACGGCGGCGACGAGAAATCAATCTTCCGGTGCCTCGACGCGGCACGCTACGTGGTGGCCGCGGCGGTGACCGTCCTCATCGTGACGGTCATCGTGTACGCCATCTCCGTGGTGCTCCGCCCAGCGGAGCTCTATCTCGGGGTCGTGGGAGGCTCCGTCTCCGTCGTGGGAGGCGACAAGCCGTCGTCCCGGCCTTTCAGAGCCGTGGTCAACGGCGACAACCTCACCTTCTCGCTGACCGTCCGGGCCATCAACCCCAGCGGCCGCGTCACCATCTACTACACCGGCATCGTCGCCAAGCTCAAGAGCAACATGTCGTCGGACTCTTTCCTCACCCTGAATTTGCCCCGCGTGGCCTTGGGGCCGCAGTCGAGTGTGGACATCACCGTTGCGATTAGTACGTTCATGATTGTTCCTGAGCAAGGGTACTATTTCAAGCTGTTGGCCAACGGCAGCAGCCTCGACGACGCCATGATTGTGCTCACCGGCACCCGCACCGTCGAGATTTACTCCAGCAAGTACAAGCCCAAGGAGACTGTCGTCTACTACTGCTCGCCCATCGCCATCGGCGACGGTGAGGACAAGGACGGCGACAGTACGGCTGCAGTCGACGTGCGGTGCACCGATCAGAATCAGCCGGCCAGCATCTAG